The region GTTAACCGTGAATAAAGATGTAAAACAAGCATCCTTCTTCACGTTATTTAAACGCTCTCTGGGCGAACTAACAAAATCACGCTAACCAATCAAACCAAGCGCAGCACCAACCGTCTGCGCTTTTGGTGTTGTTACGACGAACCTTACTAAATGAAATTTCATTCTGTTTTTGTCGGTTTTTTTCTTCTTTTGTCGTCATGCAGGAATTGAGGGGCTTCATATTGAAATGAAAAGGTACAACCTATGGAGGAGGAGACACAAATGAGTTTGGAGACTACATTCGATGTAAAAGAAGATGTGTTGATTGTCCGATTAGCCGGAGAACTCGATCATCATGAAACAGAGAAGCTACGTACTGCGTGGAAGGATATGTTGTATAAAAATGATGTAAAACATGTGGTACTAAATTTAGAAGCCGTATCATTTATGGACAGTTCAGGTCTGGGAGTCATTTTAGGACGGTATAAAGAGGTTCTTCAACTGGGTGGCGAAATGGTAGTCTGTTCTGTTTCGCCGGCTGTTAATCGGTTGTTTGAGATGTCCGGGATGTTTAAAATCGTTCGTTTGGAGGAGAACGAACAATATGCATTAGTTACATTGGGGGTGGCATCATGAATAATGAAATGAATGTAGCGTTTTCCAGTATTAGTGAAAATGAATCATTTGCCCGTGTGGCAGTGGCCGCATTTGTCACACAAATTGATCCGACAATGGATGAGCTGACGGAAATCAAAACAGTTGTATCCGAGGCTGTAACAAATGCGATTATTCATGGGTACAATAATGAACCGGATCATCAAGTCTATATCACATGTGTATTGCGTGACGATGAATTAGAATTAATCATCAAAGACGATGGGGTAGGGATTGGCGATATAGAAGAGGCCAGACAACCTTTATTTACCTCGAAACCTGAGCTGGAACGATCGGGCATGGGCTTTACGATCATTGAGAATTTTATGGATTCGGTTAAAGTTATCTCGGAGGCAGGAGCAGGCACATCTGTTTACATGACGAAACAATTAACAAAAAATAAAACGGTGAGTAAGTAGGAGACTTGCCAATGGATGTAAATGTTAAGCATTTCAATCGTAAAGATGATCCTTTAACCGATGAGCAAGTAAAGGAATATATTTATAAGAGTCAACAAGGCGATCAAGATGCCAGGGATTTACTCGTAGAAAGGAATATGAAGCTTGTCTGGTCAGTTGTGCAGCGTTTTATCAATCGTGGCTATGACCCGGATGATTTATTTCAAATTGGCAGTATTGGTTTGATCAAATCCATTGATAAATTTGATCTCTCCTATGATGTCCGGTTCTCCACGTACGCTGTTCCTATGATCATTGGAGAAATCCAGCGGTTTATTCGCGATGATGGCAGCATAAAAGTGAGCAGGACACTTAAAGAAACTGGAAATAAAATCCGCAAGAAGAAAGATGAACTAACCAAACGGCTGGGCAGATCCCCTACCATTCATGAAATAGCTGATGAATTGGATATCTTGGCTGAAGATGTTGTCCATGCGGAGGAAGCAGCGAAATCACCGCATTCCATTCATGAAACGGTGTTTGAAAATGACGGGGATCCGATTACATTATTGGATCAAATCGCTGATACGGATACACGATGGTTTGACAAAATTTCACTACAGGAGGCAATACGGGGGTTAAATGAGCGGGAACGACTTATTGTCTACTTGCGGTATTACAAGGATCAAACCCAATCTGAAGTGGCGGATCGCTTGGGAATATCGCAAGTACAAGTATCAAGATTAGAGAAAAAAATATTGCATGATATGAAGGATAAAATGGGCTGACATAGCAACAGACAAAAACCAAAAAGCAGATCATCACAAAGATGATCTGCTTTTTGTGTTCATAAAAAGTGAGTTTTTGCGAATGCTAACCGTATGGGGTGATACATATGACAAATATCGTGTACATTCGCATGAAGAAAAAGATAGAAATAACTGGAATGAAGACAATCTTGTTAAAAGACATTGCTTATTTGTCTACATCCTCTCATTTCAAACAGCAAATGGAGGAAACAACCCTTTATCATATCACGAAAAAGGATCGGAATATCGTTGTTATCGATGGTTTTATCATTATTGATCATTTAAGTCAGTTATTTTCGGATTTGGAATTTCAACTTGTTGGACCACAACAGACTATCATTTGGATTACAAAAACAAAAAAAACACCATCTGTCATATTAGCATCTTTTGTCTGGATTATATTGTTTATCGGAGCAGCAATGACGATTATGAATTTTCATTACGATGTCAGCATGCAGGAAGTGCAACAAAAAATACACTATTTATTAACTGGAAAACATAGCAAGTACCCACTTTGGATACAAATACCATATTCATTTGGGCTGGGAGTCGGGATGTTGTTATTCTTTAATCACTGGTTTAAAAAACGGTTTAATGAAGAACCAAGTCCGCTCGAAATTGAACTATTTAATTATCAGCAGGATCTGAATCAATATGTCATGCATTACGAAAATAAGTTAGATGATTAGTCATGGGTTGCAAATTATCGCCGAGATCATTATTGGATTTGCCAGTGGTCTTGCTGTGGGCGGTGGTTTTGTTGGCTTCTTAACCGTTTTAGGTGTCATCCCCCGACTTATCCAACTAAGTAAAACAGATCGGCTGATTCCCGCTTATAGTGCATGTATTATTGCCGGTCTTTTGTTTGGTACCTATATGTCATTTTCCGATATAGCATGGAGTGAACCTGCCATTATACTTGTAATTTTAGGTGCATTTCACGGGATTTTTAATGGGATGCTGGCAGCTGCCTTAACTGAGGTTCTTAATGTCTTTCCGATTCTATCCAAACGGATTGGTCTGGAACCATATTTATTAGGTCTGCTTATGGCGATTGTATTTGGAAAAGTAGCCGGATCGTTGTTTCAATGGCTGATCTTTGTCAGATAAAACGAGCATAGAATGGAGTGAGTCAAACATGTCGGACACGAAAAAAAATAAGAGTCCCATCTCACCGGATATTCATGAGACAGAGAAATACATGGAGAAACATGTTGGTGTCAATGTATCATTTGATGTAGGTTTTCGCGAGATCACCGTATTAAAAACTAAAATTCAGCTCTATTATTTAAATGGGATGGTTGATTCATCCAACATTATTCAAATCTTAAAAGTGCTGATCGAAATAAATGACCGTGAAACGGAAAGGAAAAAAGTCCAGTCCATTATTGAAAATCGCTTGATCCACCAACAGGTAGAACAGATTAAATCAATGGATGAAGCAGTAGACCAAATGTTGTCCGGGTTAATTGTGATTTTTATTGACGGCTATAGTGATGCATTTGTGATTGATGTACGTCATTATCCTGGACGAACGCCAGAGGAACCTGATACTGAACATGTGGTAAGAGGTTCACGGGATGGCTATACGGAAAATATCATTGAAAATACTTCCCTCACCAGGCGACGTATTCGCGATGAACGGCTTCGCAATAAAATGATGAGAATTGGCGAACGGTCAAAAATGGATGTTTGTGTAACTTATTTACAGGATGTTGCCGACCCTGGTCTGGTGGATTTAATCAAAAAAGAAATCCAAAAAGTGGATATTGATGGAATGTCGATGACCGATAAAACACTGGAAGAATTTATGATTAAAAACAAGTGGAATCCGTATCCAATGGTTCGTTATACAGAACGACCGGATGTTGCTGCTCATCATTTGCTGGAAGGTCATGTTGTTGTCACTGTTGATACATCACCAAGTGTAATTATTTTTCCTACGACTTTCTTTCACCATGTACAACATGCGGAAGAGTACCGCCAGCGTCCAGCGATAGGTACATTTATTCGGTGGGAGCGAATGCTGGCGATTTTGGCATCTCTTTTCCTTTTGCCATTTTGGTTATTATTTGCCTTGGACCCAACGTTATTGCCTGAATCCTTATCATTCATTGGTCCAAATGAAGAAGGTACAATCCCGATTGCTGTTCAAATTATTTTAGGAATCATAGGAGTAGAATTTTTACGAATGGCTGCCATTCATACACCTACACCGTTGGCAACATCGATGGGGTTAATCGCCGCTGTACTTATTGGGCAGATAGCGATTGATGTAGGGATGCTCAGTCCGGAAGTAATACTATATGTATCCGTCAGTGCAATCGGTTCCTATGTTACACCAAGTTATGAGTTAAGTGTCGCCAATAATATAGTTAGAGTTCTTTTAGTGCTTGCTGTAGCATTCTTTGGGGTGTATGGATTTGTTATTGGTATTACTGTGTTCACCCTATTCCTGGTAAGCCTGAAATCGTTGAAAACACCATATTTTTGGCCGTTTATACCATTTAATGGGAAGGCGCTGATGCATGTTGTATTTCGAATTCCCATGCCATTTTCTGATATACGGCCAAGTATTGTCCATCCTCGCAATGCCTATCGTCAGCCGCTACCGAGGGGAAAAGTTGATGAATAACCCGGAAATTGACATTGGAAATAACAATGGAAGGAAACATTTCCATTGTTATTTCCTTTTCATTTTTTCTTTAATATGATAAAGTTCTTTTCATAAGTTTAACAAATGCAACTGTTTCATCTTTTTGAACAAGCACTTTGGAACGGTTTTAGTTTGGAAAGGGACGGTAACAATACATGATAATAGATAATCATCCATTTACAACAGAACAGGGCCATTTAATGGTCGGGGGTGTTGATGCTGTTGATTTGGCAAGGCAATATGGAACCCCGTTATATGTATATGATGTTTCATTGATTCGTAACAATTGTCGAGCGTTTGTAAAGACGTTTGAACAGAAAGGGGTAAAGGCACAGGTAGCCTATGCAAGTAAAGCATTTTCCTCGATTGCCATGCTTCAGGTAGCCAAACAGGAGAATATGAGCCTTGATGTTGTTTCTGAGGGAGAGTTATATACCGCATTACGGGCTGGTTTTCCAGTGGAACGGATTCATTTGCATGGTAATAATAAAAGCAAAAACGAGATGGAAATGGCAATTAAACATGGGATTGGCTGTATCGTGGTCGATAATTTCCATGACATTTCCTTACTTGATATACTATTAAAGAAATACAATAAAACAATGGACGTACTGATGCGTGTGACCCCGGGTATTGAAGCAAAAACACACCAATATATTTTGACCGGGAATGAGGATTCCAAATTTGGCTTCAGTTTGCAAAATGGACAAGTTGATCAAGCCTTTGAAAAGCTGTATTTTCATGAACAAATTCGGTTTAAAGGACTGCATTGCCACATTGGATCACAAATCACAGAAACCGATCGTTTTTTATTGGCATCCGATAAGTTGTTCGAAAAAATCAAAAAGTGGAACCAACAATACGGCTATATACCGGAAGTCTTAAACCTTGGTGGCGGCTTTGGCATCCGCTATACCGAATCAGATAACCCGATCCCATTACATTTCTATGTAGAGCATTTGGTAGATGCAGTTCAGCGGCGTGCCACACAATTGTCGATTCCTATGCCGGAAATTTGGCTCGAACCGGGACGTGCGATTGTTGGCAATGCTGGTATTACGTTATACACGGTTGGGGCAATGAAGCAAATCCCTGGCGTGCGGCAATATGTGTCAGTTGATGGGGGAATGACCGATAATTTGCGTCCCGCTTTATATGGAGCGAAATATGAGGGTGTCATTGCCAATAAAGCAGAGCATCAGCCAATACAAACCGTTTCTATTGCCGGCAAGTGCTGTGAGTCAGGTGATATGCTCATATGGGATTTACCGGTCCCTGAAATAGACAATGGAGATATTCTGGCGGTCTTTTCAACGGGTGCCTATGGGTATTCCATGTCCAATAATTATAACCGGTTTTCCAAGCCCGCTGTTGTTTTTGTTGAGAACGGTGTCGCGAAACTGGTTGTTGCCCGGGAAACCTATCAAGATGTTGTACAGTTTGATTTGTCTTATGAATAAGGGCAGGCCCAGATGTCAAATTTTGCTTGAGTATCTTGCCGTTTTGCTCGTAATTCTTTTAAAAACAGAAAATACATGGTAAGATAACATTGATTTCAATCATAAAGGGGAATAAATAATGGCTAAAAGAGGCTATATTTTGATGGAAAATGGCGATAAAATCGAATTTGAATTATATCCAAATGAAGCACCAGGAACAGTCGCAAACTTTGAAAAACTGGCAAATGAATCATTTTATGATGGTCTGACCTTTCACCGGGTAATCGATGGTTTTGTCAGCCAGGGCGGGTGTCCAAACGGAAACGGGACTGGCAATGCTGGTTATACCATCAAATGTGAAACAGAAGGAAACCCGCACCGGCATGTGGAAGGATCCTTATCAATGGCACATGCAGGAAAAGATACCGGGAGCTGTCAATTTTTCATTGTCCACGAGGCTCAACCGCACTTGGACGGTGTTCATACCGTTTTTGGACAAGTAACATCTGGTGTGGAACATGCCAAAGCAATGCACAACGGGGATGTAATGAAGGAAGTTAAAGTTTTTGACGAATAAGCATTACCTCATGTGAATGCACTGGGATGTGTGGTATGAATATTTATCTTGTGCTATTGCTGGTTTTTATTATTGCACCAATTAGCACTTTATTGCACGAATTAGGACATGTGCTTGGTGCAAAATGGGCAAAAGCTGATTCTATCATACTATCCATTGGATCCGGTTATAAGATAGCAGCATTTTCCTGTAAGCGAATTCGGGTTTCCCTTCATCTATTGTTTTTTCTGGGCGGCATGGCCTACAATGAAAGAAATAAACCGTATAAATCAAGGGAAATCATTATCATTAGTTTGTGTGGTCCTGTCAGTAACGTAATTGCTGCAGCTGTGGTATTTTATTTCGCCGGTTTCTCTTATGGATTTGTCCGTGCATTCATTTTGTTTAATATGTGGCTGGCAGTGATTAATTTAATACCGTTTCACCTAAACGGGAAACAATCGGATGGCTATACGATTGTAAAAGCCATATTAAACCGTTACAAAACCTGCAAATAAAATACGTGGTGTTTTTTTCAAGGGTTTGACTTTCGT is a window of Lentibacillus daqui DNA encoding:
- the sigF gene encoding RNA polymerase sporulation sigma factor SigF, coding for MDVNVKHFNRKDDPLTDEQVKEYIYKSQQGDQDARDLLVERNMKLVWSVVQRFINRGYDPDDLFQIGSIGLIKSIDKFDLSYDVRFSTYAVPMIIGEIQRFIRDDGSIKVSRTLKETGNKIRKKKDELTKRLGRSPTIHEIADELDILAEDVVHAEEAAKSPHSIHETVFENDGDPITLLDQIADTDTRWFDKISLQEAIRGLNERERLIVYLRYYKDQTQSEVADRLGISQVQVSRLEKKILHDMKDKMG
- a CDS encoding stage V sporulation protein AA — protein: MTNIVYIRMKKKIEITGMKTILLKDIAYLSTSSHFKQQMEETTLYHITKKDRNIVVIDGFIIIDHLSQLFSDLEFQLVGPQQTIIWITKTKKTPSVILASFVWIILFIGAAMTIMNFHYDVSMQEVQQKIHYLLTGKHSKYPLWIQIPYSFGLGVGMLLFFNHWFKKRFNEEPSPLEIELFNYQQDLNQYVMHYENKLDD
- a CDS encoding M50 family metallopeptidase produces the protein MNIYLVLLLVFIIAPISTLLHELGHVLGAKWAKADSIILSIGSGYKIAAFSCKRIRVSLHLLFFLGGMAYNERNKPYKSREIIIISLCGPVSNVIAAAVVFYFAGFSYGFVRAFILFNMWLAVINLIPFHLNGKQSDGYTIVKAILNRYKTCK
- a CDS encoding stage V sporulation protein AB, whose translation is MISHGLQIIAEIIIGFASGLAVGGGFVGFLTVLGVIPRLIQLSKTDRLIPAYSACIIAGLLFGTYMSFSDIAWSEPAIILVILGAFHGIFNGMLAAALTEVLNVFPILSKRIGLEPYLLGLLMAIVFGKVAGSLFQWLIFVR
- a CDS encoding peptidylprolyl isomerase, producing MAKRGYILMENGDKIEFELYPNEAPGTVANFEKLANESFYDGLTFHRVIDGFVSQGGCPNGNGTGNAGYTIKCETEGNPHRHVEGSLSMAHAGKDTGSCQFFIVHEAQPHLDGVHTVFGQVTSGVEHAKAMHNGDVMKEVKVFDE
- a CDS encoding spore germination protein, producing MSDTKKNKSPISPDIHETEKYMEKHVGVNVSFDVGFREITVLKTKIQLYYLNGMVDSSNIIQILKVLIEINDRETERKKVQSIIENRLIHQQVEQIKSMDEAVDQMLSGLIVIFIDGYSDAFVIDVRHYPGRTPEEPDTEHVVRGSRDGYTENIIENTSLTRRRIRDERLRNKMMRIGERSKMDVCVTYLQDVADPGLVDLIKKEIQKVDIDGMSMTDKTLEEFMIKNKWNPYPMVRYTERPDVAAHHLLEGHVVVTVDTSPSVIIFPTTFFHHVQHAEEYRQRPAIGTFIRWERMLAILASLFLLPFWLLFALDPTLLPESLSFIGPNEEGTIPIAVQIILGIIGVEFLRMAAIHTPTPLATSMGLIAAVLIGQIAIDVGMLSPEVILYVSVSAIGSYVTPSYELSVANNIVRVLLVLAVAFFGVYGFVIGITVFTLFLVSLKSLKTPYFWPFIPFNGKALMHVVFRIPMPFSDIRPSIVHPRNAYRQPLPRGKVDE
- the spoIIAB gene encoding anti-sigma F factor; its protein translation is MNNEMNVAFSSISENESFARVAVAAFVTQIDPTMDELTEIKTVVSEAVTNAIIHGYNNEPDHQVYITCVLRDDELELIIKDDGVGIGDIEEARQPLFTSKPELERSGMGFTIIENFMDSVKVISEAGAGTSVYMTKQLTKNKTVSK
- the spoIIAA gene encoding anti-sigma F factor antagonist, which gives rise to MSLETTFDVKEDVLIVRLAGELDHHETEKLRTAWKDMLYKNDVKHVVLNLEAVSFMDSSGLGVILGRYKEVLQLGGEMVVCSVSPAVNRLFEMSGMFKIVRLEENEQYALVTLGVAS
- the lysA gene encoding diaminopimelate decarboxylase; translated protein: MIIDNHPFTTEQGHLMVGGVDAVDLARQYGTPLYVYDVSLIRNNCRAFVKTFEQKGVKAQVAYASKAFSSIAMLQVAKQENMSLDVVSEGELYTALRAGFPVERIHLHGNNKSKNEMEMAIKHGIGCIVVDNFHDISLLDILLKKYNKTMDVLMRVTPGIEAKTHQYILTGNEDSKFGFSLQNGQVDQAFEKLYFHEQIRFKGLHCHIGSQITETDRFLLASDKLFEKIKKWNQQYGYIPEVLNLGGGFGIRYTESDNPIPLHFYVEHLVDAVQRRATQLSIPMPEIWLEPGRAIVGNAGITLYTVGAMKQIPGVRQYVSVDGGMTDNLRPALYGAKYEGVIANKAEHQPIQTVSIAGKCCESGDMLIWDLPVPEIDNGDILAVFSTGAYGYSMSNNYNRFSKPAVVFVENGVAKLVVARETYQDVVQFDLSYE